Proteins from a genomic interval of Toxoplasma gondii ME49 chromosome Ia, whole genome shotgun sequence:
- a CDS encoding hypothetical protein (encoded by transcript TGME49_294651), producing the protein MWGDTLAFMERRRIRCRMQKEAEARAQREVLKVLCAASPRPSSSPSSLAQERREAQPRTPGKTSSLEPWLRLSETAPVSKAREGEKTRREAERREVHEEQRKQHRDKSPRVDCVPSPRPAWPVGQPESVHRGLSAASKGREPDRRREGRGDNGEKERTNRSSSSAWPDRCVALQRLREEEEERDTTRANRVSRLLHEDEETCFAFRLEETQGSCCHPEKSQLSCRGGDLSSREATKRNAEQDSSPLSSLESRRREETAGGRRLPCSDESRGLVSPSRASLSPRRRRERWSGRELEAEAGTSRGSEERTVKNGDRRTQTTGGGRDKQEREEAVKDACVEKATREHEVLAMVDPLCWSKRAGEAVPRREEKDRPKGLDFFSRNAAERRKEERGEMGLLLPQLGASTGDILHSASGVELSIASDRQARSRKTERPLSSSARPSVSQSVAGVPIKAVCVLSSVKSPSSSSSSSSSSSSCSSSSSSSFSSCSSSFSASCFSSLPPSSSSSSSSASSSSASSSSSSSLYSSTCSSSSCCVRKSEPPLFRQEASQFRAALSFSQVTVDSRQASRDFEAKPGPLPGFSAASSYQTARSFSSLPSFFSLSSPDSAYDGIGVSASCTSNGRQNVPPQCPSSSPSSSSLASSLSSSCLAVRQRPVHAEALHSTDCFPLPLGDDRLPTFRAMQSSSFLDTPRKQAAQPSTASSPPLAASTPSSVPVRRPPALGLDLQRRFLEEQTKAAFSELLGQPQETAETKETKETKETGSLQSRGETHKEREKRGSKAERSETGGPREEDEGRQKEVEHHPTGDRSEEKTQETEERQMPYGHVERGEKGRISWANGQCPFGAVARRSLSSDFLLKGLTDIVQTLRRPGSRRESSIVFSEEHHGERREKKLHLGQTEMAQTALEKNSHIHGEKQDGSALQKRRPTRGNTTDDILVVSDSNRMHQRAPPAASWVSLPFPSASLPSSFPPSFPCSSSFPFSFSSLPGDESATRTPAFPVSSRPLAHPPESRVPHVRAAVGAEEKLCRTALSSFETRPVPQAVSLCCQRSAKQAAVAASEASPATPREEGEPRQSVPLPRREHQTPHLFSSFERHETLLAAACASDRESREAGARRRFQSPEEVEETVHPATDAGREEAGDTVSKRLAEAPDDSHASTQSSFHGKNLAKGEKEEGLKCVRERGAPRVFPRGRPPPSEPRESEETPRKLEETSDHSTTTVVGRRSRPRGKETNAKEERQSEEGGGEESERRAGDASASGVSSLISSREVTHVISCGGSGPPSRVLPPLPQPQAVHLISNALSFLGK; encoded by the exons ATGTGGGGAGACACCCTAGCGTTCatggagagacggcgaatcCGGTGTCGCATGcaaaaggaagcagaggctcgggcacagagagaggtcTTGAAGGTCCTTtgcgcggcgtctcctcgtccttcctcgtctccgtcctctcttgCCCAGGAACGTAGGGAAGCACAGCCTCGAACGCCCGGAaagacttcttctctcgagccATGGCTGCGCCTCTCGGAGACAGCACCCGTCAGCAAggcgagggaaggagagaagacgcggagagaagcagagcgcaGGGAGGTGCAtgaagagcagaggaagcaacACAGAGACAAATCGCCGCGAGTGGACTGCGTGCCCAGTCCGCGACCCGCTTGGCCCGTGGGCCAGCCGGAGAGCGTCCATCGCGGACTCTCTGCAGCGtcgaaaggcagagagccagacagacggagagaggggagaggagacaatggagagaaagagaggacgaatcGCTCCTCGTCCTCAGCTTGGCCTGACcgctgcgtcgctctccagAGGTTgcgggaggaggaagaagagcgcgacACAACGCGAGCGAACAGAGTGTCAAGGCTGCTGcacgaggacgaggagacatGTTTCGCATTTCGACTTGAGGAAACGCAAGGATCTTGTTGCCACCCAGAGAAGTCGCAGTTATCTTGTCGTGGTGGGGATCTGTCCTCGCGAGAGGCtacgaagagaaacgccgaaCAGGACTCCTCTCCCTTATCGTCTCTCGAGAGccggcgaagagaagagacagcaggggGCAGACGCCTGCCCTGCAGCGACGAGAGCAGAGGACTCGTTTCTCCCTCAAGagcctcgctttctcctcgaaggaggcgagagagatggagcgggagagaactcgaagcagaagcaggcacctcgagaggaagcgaagagagaacagtgAAGAAtggcgacagaagaacacAAACAACagggggaggaagagacaaacaagagagagaagaggcagtgAAAGACGCATGCGTGGAAAAGGCGACGAGAGAGCATGAAGTTCTTGCGATGGTCGACCCACTTTGTTGGAGCAAGCGTGCAGGAGAGGCAGTGCCcagacgcgaagagaaggatcGGCCGAAAGGTCtcgactttttctctcggaacgcggcagagagacgaaaagaagaacgaggagaaatgggccttcttcttccgcagcTGGGGGCCTCGACAGGAGACATTCTACATTCGGCCTCTGGAGTCGAGTTGTCGATAGCGAGTGACAGACAAGCACG aagtcgaaaaacagagaggcctctttcttcttcagccaGACCCTCTGTGAGTCAAAGCGTTGCAGGCGTCCCCATCAAAGCCGTCTGTGTCCTCTCGTCAGTcaagtctccttcctcttcatcttcatcgtcttcttcttcatcttcttgttcttcgtcgtcctcttcatctttctcttcctgttcttcctctttctctgcttcttgtttctcctctctccccccttcttcatcgtcttcttcttcatcggcttcttcttcatcggcttcttcttcatcgtcttcttctctctattCTTCtacttgttcttcttcttcatgcTGTGTAAGAAAATCTGAGCCACCATTGTTTCGGCAAGAGGCGTCGCAGTTTCGGGCAgcgctctcgttctctcaGGTCACTGTGGACTCGAGGCAAGCGTCTCGCGATTTCGAAGCCAAGCCGGGACCTCTCCCCGGTTTTTCTGCAGCGTCTTCTTATCAGACTGctcgttctttttcctctcttccgtctttcttctcgctctcttcacCTGACAGTGCATACGACGGTATAGGTGTATCTGCTTCTTGTACGTCTAACGGTCGTCAAAACGTTCCTCCCCAatgcccttcttcttccccttcttcttcttccctcgcgtcttctctgtcttcttcctgtcttgcGGTGAGGCAAAggcctgtgcatgcagaggcgctTCATTCGACTGACTGTTTTCCTTTACCTCTGGGAGACGACCGCCTGCCGACGTTTCGCGCCATGCAAAGCTCTTCCTTTCTAGACACTCCCCGTAAGCAGGCTGCGCAGCCTTCgactgcttcctcgcctcctctcgccgcttcGACGCCTTCGTCTGTGCCAGTGCGGCGGCCTCCGGCACTTGGCCTGGATCTGCAGAGGCGGTTCCTCGAGGAACAAACGAAGGCCGCCTTCTCGGAGCTGCTCGGCCAGCcccaagagacagcagagacgaaggagacgaaggagacaaaggagacagggtcTCTCCAATCGAGGGGGGAGACgcacaaagagagagagaagcgaggaagcaaaGCAGAGAGGTCTGAGACGGGAGGACcaagagaggaggacgagggaagacagaaggaggTGGAACACCACCCGACTGGAGACAggagtgaagagaaaacgcaggaaacagaagagagacaaatgcCGTATGGACATGTGgagcgtggagagaaaggaaggatCTCTTGGGCGAACGGGCAATGTCCGTTTGGCGCGGTTGCTCGAAGAAGCCTTTCCAGCGACTTCCTCCTCAAGGGATTGACAGACATCGTGCAAACTCTGAGGCGTCCCGGTAGCCGTCGCGAAAGTTCGATTGTTTTTTCAGAAGAGCAccacggagaaagaagagaaaagaagcttcATCTGGGGCAAACGGAAATGGCTCAGACCGCGCTTGAGAAGAACTCACACATccacggagaaaaacaggatGGCTCGGCGCTCCAGAAAAGACGCCCAACTCGAGGAAACACG ACCGACGACATTCTTGTTGTCTCAGACTCGAATCGAATGCACCAACGGGCACCTCCTGCCGCATCATGggtctctctcccgtttccttctgcttctttgccttcttctttccccccgtcctttccctgttcttcttcgtttcctttctcgttttcttcgcttccaggAGACGAGAGTGCGACGAGGACGcctgcgtttcctgtctcctcgcgacCTCTGGCTCATCCTCCCGAGTCGCGCGTTCCGCATGTCAGGGCAGCGGTGGGAGCTGAGGAGAAGTTGTGTCGCAcggctctctcttccttcgaaACGAGGCCAGTTCCTCAagcagtttctctctgctgccagagaagcgcgaaacAAGCAGCAGTCGCTGCCAGCGAAGCTTCGCCTGCGacgccgagagaggaaggagagcctCGGCAGTCGGTGCCGCTGCCGAGACGTGAGCACCAAACGCctcaccttttctcttccttcgagCGGCATGAAACGCTTCTTGCCGCAGCTTGCGCGTCAGACCGAGAGTCCCGCGAGGCGGGTGCGCGGCGCCGCTTCCAGTCCCcagaggaagtcgaagaaacTGTTCACCCGGCGACAGACGCcggccgagaagaagcaggcgacaCGGTCTCGAAGCGGCTTGCAGAAGCACCCGATGATTCGCACGCATCTACGCAGTCATCTTTTCACGGCAAAAATCTGgcaaaaggcgagaaagaagaaggcttgAAATGcgtgcgagagagaggcgcgcctCGCGTCTTCCCGAGGGGAAGACCTCCGCCTTcggagccgagagagagcgaagagacgccCAGGAAACTGGAGGAAACAAGTGACCACAGCACGACGACAGTGGTTGGGCGAAGGAGCAGACCGCgagggaaagaaacaaacgcaaaagaagagagacagtccgaagaaggcgggggcgaagaaagcgagagaagagcgggagacgcgtcggcctctggagtctcttctcttATCTCGTCGAGAGAAGTGACTCACGTTATTTCTTGTGGAGGGTCAGGGCCGCCTTCAAGAGTGCTGCCGCCCCTACCCCAGCCGCAAGCTGTGCACCTCATCTCGAatgctctctcctttctaGGAAAGTAA
- a CDS encoding hypothetical protein (encoded by transcript TGME49_294650), with product MSSKRTSLLSGNTREEGGVGESAGGEKNDQPFADRSSPGSSFSSFSSPRRRPPHSPREASAAAHVCQGKPRGSESPQASQIQSDLRLCLSASDERHRFSLWERTGEERRTKQRENGSGRRRESKDREEQKEEGLEKSEKAGNTEEKREVETAGDNGSRSRFEKKNEKLGGGGSSDSGREEKLPSTTDGDPLSPSSASTSPWHFPLGSEPPSLRIFSNEEETKNETHGAAASGIPRHRHASRTLGTGAEDEDALEVLRLASPAPVAGLLPPTMPLSQQAHSFDLGRFASAVESEAFATAKQLSLVSVVASEGKGEEEQAKEEDEKAEKKGEKIEEEGEKIEEEGEKIEEEGEQIEEEGEQIEEEGEQIEEEGEKIEEEGEKIEEEGEQIEEEGEQIEEEGEKIEEEGEQIEEEGEQIEEEGEKIEEEGEQIEEEGEKIEEEGEQIEEEGEQIEEEGEQIEEEGEQIEEEGEQIEEEGEQIEEEGEQIEEEGEKIEEEGEQIEEEGEQIEEEGEQIEEEGEQIEEEGEQIEEEGEQIEEEGEQIEEEGEKIEEEGEKIEEEGEQIEEEGEQIEEEGEQIEEEGEQIEEEGEKIEEEGEQIEEEGEQIEEEGEQIEEEGEQIEEEGEQIEEEGEQIEEEGEQIEEEGEKIEEEGEKIEEKGEQIEEEGEQIEEEGEKIEEEGEQIEEEGEQIEEEGEKIEEEGEQIEEEGEKIEEKGEKMEEEDEQVKEREETVKKEDKGRVFIEEEGRDLGESNWNRVASFVCVKQSPFIHSSHGTGDSREQILATDACREKQGDGDARPDASTPSSPFSPSACEPLVPLSPPSSRVLQETLPPDSSSVSSPVASLPLASARLCRSHCARRASTVSRWNTERGPCGRHALHASRQKSGTWRKKRTWTSGGARWQEAFKRETRSATARRLRVLEKGEAAVPDSFFNEIPRTSADTLKRRGDVSDDRDIDEDRKSTGNREKNREMREDEAQEERRGARSAGWPLEAHCVPAVSVEGSDGENATEAVHLEGSAFSTRAKPGRIETQTKRGGEQHHEGETLKETLENEDSRCMENALSSTGEDEKRGARKQRQKAASPPLTQASSSTASKNPTERDQERKEAEGCSICLRSHTEGRASSPNARPRPFRREDLGQQKEVRDCPEKERNRTPGSHDEEDRLHSTQKTGEETEHSGDRTASEKKAKRQSREEQWPQESPRHHSCLQKARECQGYKAINGGEGGEEAARGRQRRRGREGEATRASYRVEVSPFFRHASARALRDDPRGRREKRWRKKVDLYKHALASPCCASRSPSAVYVHPPASARLWAESDATEGDSRSSHFSSSRFPAVSSASPLPPVFKRLSEFHLPRSIRLAEARLLRGQSSDALEDALRCVVEVRRFLEDSLPRRLSSSALSQRTMCLPRSVSSYWKIQTDICGDALRHRRRSSRHPSSLHASSLRASSLRASSPRSPSSSVASGVCSCSPASSAGDREGKASQLSCLKLPPVFLSTQGEASAREISLKREARSAASSPSNSWKKLTFAATETPACTERSAETGVGPQRAGVAVEKDTARGQEADRKSKTRCDASSGRSEKSEVSGRCSSSASQDPLEDSSASRRGSEKALSLCHPSSAHETAALRGRSRFCACASLSLLPRRLRRQERVPEREAEEEARRSGREEETTGRGVEESEEVSEEADRAGGGRHQAQSRREAGKSIEAASCTCIHRCRGSAEPERGDRQVERNTEGEEKAESRAEGAPEKEGERSQAVCTCQELQKREKTEKKEKTENREKKAGEGGREETERGREELRRVEETEEVHLSSSIACTAERSSRVVVGRAEWRATDGGAEVATLRESVCGRSWKKQRERERETREKKRSVCLRRTGEQRHKRDVVPPCRKRSAQEVQKITER from the exons ATGAGTTCAAAGAGAACATCATTGCTAAGTGGAAACACCcgagaggagggaggcgTCGGCGAGAGtgcgggaggagagaaaaacgaccaACCGTTTGCAGATAGAAGTTCTCCCggttcctcgttttcttcgttttcttcgccgcgaagaagacctCCCCACTCTCCTCGAGAGGCAAGCGCAGCTGCGCATGTGTGTCAGGGAAAACCCCGGGGGAGCGAAAGTCCGCAAGCCTCGCAGATTCAAAGTGATCTCAGGCTCTGTCTGTCGGCCAGCGACGAACGCCACAGGTTCTCTCTGTGGGAGCGAACCGGCGAGGAACGccggacgaagcagagagaaaacggaagcggcaggagacgcgagagcaaggaccgagaagagcagaaagaagaaggactcgaaaaaagcgagaaagcaggcaacaccgaagagaagagagaagttgAGACCGCAGGCGACAATGGGTCTCGCAGTCgattcgagaagaagaacgagaaactTGGAGGGGGAGGATCCTCTGACTctggaagagaggagaaattGCCTTCCACCACAGACGGAGatccactgtctccttcttcagcatCGACGAGTCCTTGGCACTTCCCTTTGGGGTCGGAACCGCCATCTTTACGCATCTTTTCaaacgaggaggagacaaaaaacgaaacgcatGGCGCGGCAGCCTCCGGGATCCCGCGGCACAGACATGCATCTCGCACGCTGGGGACTGgcgcagaggacgaggacgcaCTCgaagttcttcgtctcgcctctccggcTCCTGTCGCCGGTCTCCTGCCGCCGACCATGCCTCTTTCTCAGCAGGCCCATTCGTTCGATCTAGGCCGATTTGCAAGCGCAGTCGAGTCCGAGGCCTTCGCGACGGCCAAGCAACTCAGCCTGGTCTCCGTCGTTGCGTcggaaggaaaaggcgaagaagaacaggcaaaggaagaagacgagaaggcggagaaaaaaggcgagaagatagaggaagaaggcgagaagatagaggaagaaggcgagaagatagaggaagaaggcgagcagatagaggaagaaggcgagcagatagaggaagaaggcgagcagatagaggaagaaggcgagaagatagaggaagaaggcgagaagatagaggaagaaggcgagcagatagaggaagaaggcgagcagatagaggaagaaggcgagaagatagaggaagaaggcgagcagatagaggaagaaggcgagcagatagaggaagaaggcgagaagatagaggaagaaggcgagcagatagaggaagaaggcgagaagatagaggaagaaggcgagcagatagaggaagaaggcgagcagatagaggaagaaggcgagcagatagaggaagaaggcgagcagatagaggaagaaggcgagcagatagaggaagaaggcgagcagatagaggaagaaggcgagcagatagaggaagaaggcgagaagatagaggaagaaggcgagcagatagaggaagaaggcgagcagatagaggaagaaggcgagcagatagaggaagaaggcgagcagatagaggaagaaggcgagcagatagaggaagaaggcgagcagatagaggaagaaggcgagcagatagaggaagaaggcgagaagatagaggaagaaggcgagaagatagaggaagaaggcgagcagatagaggaagaaggcgagcagatagaggaagaaggcgagcagatagaggaagaaggcgagcagatagaggaagaaggcgagaagatagaggaagaaggcgagcagatagaggaagaaggcgagcagatagaggaagaaggcgagcagatagaggaagaaggcgagcagatagaggaagaaggcgagcagatagaggaagaaggcgagcagatagaggaagaaggcgagcagatagaggaagaaggcgagaagatagaggaagaaggcgagaagatagaggaaaaaggcgagcagatagaggaagaaggcgagcagatagaggaagaaggcgagaagatagaggaagaaggcgagcagatagaggaagaaggcgagcagatagaggaagaaggcgagaagatagaggaagaaggcgagcagatagaggaagaaggcgagaagatagaggaaaaaggcgagaagatggaggaagaagacgaacaagtgaaggaaagagaggagacagtgaagaaagaagacaaagggaGAGTATTtatcgaagaagaagggagagacttGGGAGAGTCGAACTGGAACAGGGTCGCATCTTTCGTCTGCGTGAAGCAAAGTCCCTTCATTCATTCCTCGCATGGCACTGGTGACTCTCGTGAACAGATTCTCGCGACAGACGCttgtcgagagaaacagggagacggagacgctaGACCCGATGCCTCgactccttcttctcccttctcgccgtctgccTGTGAGCCTCttgtgcctctctcgccgcccTCCTCACGCGTTCTCCAGGAGACGCTTCCGCCTgactcctcttctgtctcctctcccgtcgCCTCACTTCCTCTTGCTTCCGCGCGGCTCTGTCGCAGCCACTGCGCCCGGCGCGCCTCCACAGTCAGCAGATGGAACACAGAGCGAGGACCGTGCGGTAGAcatgcgctgcatgcatcgaggcagaagagcggaacttggaggaaaaaaaggacgTGGACTTCTGGGGGAGCCCGCTGGCAAGAAGCGTTcaaaagggagacgaggagcgcgacagcgagacgcCTCCGTGTcttggagaaaggagaagcagcagtcCCCGATTCGTTCTTCAACGAGATTCCCCGGACCTCTGCAGACACTCTtaaacggagaggagacgtcagcgacgacagagacatcgacgaagacaggaagagtacaggaaacagagaaaaaaaccgagaaatgcgagaagacgaagcacaAG aagagagaagaggcgcgagaagcgcTGGATGGCCTCTGGAAGCTCACTGCGTCCCTGCGGTGTCTGTCGAAGGCAGCGACGGCGAAAATGCGACAGAGGCTGTACACCTGGAAggctctgccttctccacGAGAGCGAAGCCAGGGAGGATCGAGAcgcaaacgaagagaggaggggaACAGCACCACGAGGGGGAGACGCTGAAGGAGACTCTGGAAAATGAGGACTCACGCTGCATGGAAAACGCGCTCTCCTCTACaggggaagacgaaaagcgaggcgcaagaaagcagagacagaaggctgCTTCCCCTCCCCTCACACAAGCATCTTCCTCCACGGCAAGCAAGAATCCAACAGAAAGAGatcaagagaggaaagaagcagaagggtGCTCAATCTGTCTCCGTTCACACACAGAGGGTCGTGCCTCCTCCCCAAACGCTCGGCCTCGTCCCTTTAGAAGAGAGGATCTTggacaacagaaagaagtACGAGACTGcccagagaaagagaggaacaggacGCCAGGAAGtcacgacgaagaagacagactaCACTCCACGcagaagacgggagaggagacggagcaCAGCGGCGACAGGACGGcttcggagaagaaagcgaagaggcaAAGCCGAGAGGAACAGTGGCCGCAGGAATCCCCGCGACACCACTCATGCCTTCAGAAGGCAAGAGAGTGCCAAGGATACAAAGCAATAAAcggtggagaaggaggagaagaagccgcgcgaggaagacagagaagaagaggaagagaaggcgaggcaacGCGAGCAAGCTACAGAGTtgaagtgtctcctttttttcgacaTGCATCTGCTCGTGCTCTCCGCGACGAccctcgaggaagaagggagaaaaggtggaggaagaaggtggaTCTTTACAAGCATGCACTCGCAA GTCCTTGTTGCGCTTCGCGAAGCCCCtctgcggtgtacgtacacccgcCGGCGTCGGCGAGGTTGTGGGCAGAGTCCGACGCGACTGAAGGAgattcgcgttcttctcacTTTTCATCTTCGAGATTTCCCGctgtttcttcagcttctcctctgccgccgGTCTTCAAAAGGCTGTCAGAGTTTCACCTTCCGCGATCCATTCGCTTGGCAGaggcgcgtctcctgcgtG gACAGAGTTCAGATGCGCTCGAGGACGCCCTTCGCTGCGTTGTCGAAGTCAGGCGCTTCCTCGAGGATTCGCTTCCCAGGAGGCTCTCCAGCTCTGCTCTGTCGCAGCGAACTAtgtgtctccctcgctctgtttcttcctaCTGGAAAATCCAGACCGACATCTGCGGAGACGCCTTGCGACATCGCCGTCGCTCATCTCGCcacccttcttctctccatgcttcttctctccgagcttcttctctccgagcttcttctccgcgcagtccttcgtcttctgtggcgTCGGGTGTCTGCTCCTGTTCCCCGGCTTCGAGtgcaggcgacagagaaggcaaggCCTCGCAGCTGTCTTGTCTCAAACTTCCGCCAGTTTTCCTGTCCACGCAGGGCGAAGCTTCCGCGAGGGAGATATCTCTGAAACGAGAGGCGCGGAGCGCAGCGAGTTCGCCCTCGAACTCGTGGAAGAAACTCACATTCGCGGCGACCGAGacacctgcatgcaccgagCGAAGCGCCGAGACAGGTGTGGGTCCTCAGCGCGCGGGAGTCGCGGTAGAGAAGGACACAGCCAGAGGACAAGAGGCGGACAGAAA GAGCAAGACGCGCTGCGACGCCTCCTCCGGTCGCTCTGAGAAGAGCGAAGTCTCTGGTCGAtgttcctcctctgcgtctcagGATCCCTTGGAGGACAGCTCCGCATCtcggcgaggaagcgagaaggctctctctctctgtcacccTTCATCGGCGCATGAAACGGCAGCGCTTCGTGGAAGAAGCCGCTTCTGCGcttgcgcctctctctcgctgcttcctcggaGACTCCGGAGACAGGAACGAGTCCCCGagcgcgaggcagaggaggaggcgagacgaagtggacgggaagaagagaccaCAGGCAGGGGAGttgaggagagcgaagaggttTCGGAGGAGGCAGACAGGGCTGGAGGCGGACGCCATCAGGCCcagagccgcagagaagCTGGAAAAAGCATCGAAGCCGCCTCGTGTACGTGTATTCACAGATGCCGCGGTTCCGCCGAACCGGAGCGCGGTGACCGACAAGTTgaacgaaacacagaaggcgaggagaaggcagaaagccGCGCCGAGGGTGCCCCTGAAAAGGAAGGGGAGCGCTCTCAGGCCGTCTGCACCTGTCAGGAGCtccagaagcgagagaagacagagaagaaagagaagacagaaaacagagagaagaaagcaggtGAAGGGgggcgagaggagactgagAGAGGTCGCGAGGAATTGAGGCGAGTCGAGGAGACCGAGGAGGtgcatctttcttcttcgataGCATGCACCGCAGAGCGAAGCTCGCGTGTCGTTGTGGGCCGCGCGGAGTGGCGAGCTACAGACGGAGGCGCAGAGGTCGCGACGCTGCGGGAGAGCGTCTGCGGTCGCTCTtggaagaaacagcgagagcgagaaagagagacaagggagaagaagagatctgtctgtcttcgaCGAACTGGGGAGCAGCGTCACAAACGCGACGTCGTTCCTCCTTGTCGGAAGCGAAGTGCTCAGGAGGTGCAGAAAATCACAGAGAGGTGA